The following coding sequences are from one Primulina eburnea isolate SZY01 chromosome 15, ASM2296580v1, whole genome shotgun sequence window:
- the LOC140813944 gene encoding glycerol-3-phosphate acyltransferase 1, with product MKTSPLKTMEFPMVLLRLADWFSYQFLANSCYRAAMKVKNNGFVLKNPFITKTSHQFPLYPSVTKCNLHGRKAQTLVCDIHGGLLRNQSFFPYFMLVAFEGGSIFRALLLLLSCPFLCVLDYELKMRVMIFITFCGLKSKDMESVSRAVLPKFYLENLNLHAYEVLDSTGAKMVFTSVPRVMVEGFLKEYLSVDSVIGTELHTIGQFFTGLVSDAGLLIKHRALKEFFGDRRPDLGIGTSSFDDHLLISFCKEAYVINKEDAKCNPSSEMPRNKYPKPLVFHDGRLAFLPTPSATLSMFMWLPFGIILSIFRILVGVCFPFKLAIFVGALSGINLRLKGSAPNISPNGKGVLYVCTHRTLLDPVFLSISLGKSLTAVTYSLSKMSEILAPIKTVRLTRDRRLDGETMQKLLSEGDLIVCPEGTTCREPYLLRFSSLFAELTDDIVPVAMNTNVTMFYGTTARGLKCLDPIFFLMNPRPSYSIEILGKMPKELTCAGGKSCCEVANYIQKELGNVLGFECTTLTRRNKYLMLAGNDGVVVDKIKKPFL from the exons ATGAAGACATCACCTCTAAAAACCATGGAGTTCCCAATGGTGCTCCTCAGATTGGCAGATTGGTTCTCGTACCAGTTTCTGGCGAACTCTTGTTACCGAGCGGCAATGAAAGTTAAGAACAATGGTTTTGTTCTGAAAAACCCATTCATTACAAAAACATCTCACCAATTTCCTTTGTATCCAAGTGTAACCAAATGCAATTTGCATGGAAGAAAAGCGCAAACCCTTGTTTGTGATATCCATGGAGGATTGCTAAGgaatcaatctttctttccctACTTTATGCTTGTTgcatttgaaggtggcagcattTTCAGAGCTCTTTTGCTTCTGTTATCATGTCCTTTTCTGTGTGTTTTGGACTATGAGCTCAAAATGAGGGTGATGATATTCATTACTTTCTGCGGGCTCAAGTCTAAAGACATGGAAAGTGTGTCAAGAGCTGTTTTGCCGAAGTTTTATCTTGAAAACCTCAATCTTCATGCCTATGAGGTTTTGGATTCAACAGGAGCTAAAATGGTGTTCACGAGTGTGCCTAGAGTCATGGTCGAAGGGTTCCTTAAGGAATATCTAAGTGTTGATTCTGTTATAGGGACCGAGTTGCATACCATAGGACAATTTTTTACTGGTTTGGTATCTGATGCTGGGTTGCTTATAAAGCATCGGGCGCTTAAGGAATTCTTTGGTGACAGAAGGCCAGATCTTGGTATTGGAACTTCAAGCTTTGACGATCACTTATTAATCTCCTTCTGCAAG GAAGCATACGTGATCAATAAAGAAGACGCCAAATGTAATCCAAGTTCAGAAATGCCAAGAAACAAATATCCAAAACCACTGGTTTTTCATGACGGCAGGCTAGCTTTCTTGCCCACACCCTCTGCAACTCTCTCCATGTTCATGTGGCTTCCTTTTGGGATAATACTTTCAATCTTCAGAATTCTTGTGGGAGTCTGTTTTCCTTTCAAACTTGCCATTTTCGTAGGCGCTTTAAGTGGAATCAACCTGAGACTGAAAGGATCGGCCCCAAATATCTCACCAAATGGCAAAGGAGTACTCTATGTTTGCACGCACAGAACCCTTCTTGATCCTGTTTTTCTTAGTATTTCACTTGGTAAATCCTTAACTGCGGTAACTTACAGCCTTAGCAAAATGTCCGAAATCTTGGCACCGATAAAAACAGTTAGGCTAACGAGAGACAGAAGACTAGACGGTGAAACTATGCAGAAATTGTTAAGTGAAGGTGACTTGATTGTATGCCCAGAAGGTACTACATGCAGAGAGCCATATCTTCTGAGATTTAGCTCTTTGTTTGCTGAATTGACCGATGATATAGTGCCTGTGGCGATGAACACAAACGTAACCATGTTTTACGGGACAACTGCGAGAGGGTTAAAGTGTTTGGACCCAATATTTTTCTTGATGAATCCTAGACCAAGCTACAGTATTGAAATTCTGGGAAAGATGCCTAAGGAGCTGACTTGTGCTGGTGGGAAATCTTGCTGCGAAGTGGCTAATTATATACAGAAAGAGTTGGGCAATGTCTTGGGTTTTGAATGCACTACACTTACGAGAAGGAACAAGTATTTGATGCTAGCAGGGAATGACGGGGTCGTCGTCGATAAAATCAAGAAGCCCTTCTTGTGa
- the LOC140814436 gene encoding LOW QUALITY PROTEIN: pentatricopeptide repeat-containing protein At2g42920, chloroplastic-like (The sequence of the model RefSeq protein was modified relative to this genomic sequence to represent the inferred CDS: inserted 1 base in 1 codon; substituted 1 base at 1 genomic stop codon), with protein MPPCFCSFNPPSTSISKFISDQPFLSMLETKCSTIQDLKIIHAQLIKTGLLKDTIAASRVLAFCATSPARDMDYALLIFRQIENLNPFTWNTIIRGFSQSSSPHVAISLFIEMLVSSAVQPGTLTYPSVFKAYSQLGLAKDGAQLHGRIIKLGMGSDSFIRNSVIHMYSSCGLLGDARKLFXRGXRFDVVAWNSIIMGLAKCGEVEESCRLFDKMLFRNEVSWNTMISGYVRNGKWMDALNLFYQMQGEKDIKPSEFTLVSLLNACARLGAFKQGKWIHDYIKKNNIELNVIVVTAIIDMYCKCGNIEMAREMFASAPRKGLACWNSMVLGLATNGFENETIELFLELKSWSLRPNAVTFIGVLTACNHSGQVDLAREYFLLMKEAYKIEPSIKHYGCMVDVLGRAGFIEEAVELIKSMPMNPDAVIWGSLLSSCYSYCNVDVAEWAAENLILSNPDDPSAHVLMSNVYAASGHFRKAIQERISMKNKKMQKQPGCSLIEVNGEVQEFVAGGKWHFQVPDLWSFQNETFMIEGLDA; from the exons ATGCCACCATGTTTTTGCTCCTTCAATCCACCTTCAACCTCTATCTCAAAGTTTATCTCAGACCAGCCATTTCTCTCAATGCTGGAAACAAAGTGCAGCACAATCCAGGACTTGAAAATAATTCATGCCCAACTCATCAAAACTGGTCTATTAAAAGACACCATAGCGGCTAGCCGTGTCTTGGCCTTCTGCGCCACTTCCCCTGCGCGTGACATGGACTATGCGTTATTGATATTCAGGCAGATCGAAAATTTGAATCCTTTCACTTGGAATACTATTATTAGAGGGTTTTCTCAGAGTTCATCTCCTCATGTTGCAATTTCTCTTTTCATTGAAATGTTGGTGAGTTCTGCGGTTCAACCGGGGACTCTGACTTACCCTTCCGTTTTCAAAGCTTATTCTCAACTCGGCCTGGCTAAAGATGGTGCTCAGCTTCATGGAAGAATCATTAAACTAGGAATGGGATCTGATTCATTTATAAGAAACTCGGTTATACATATGTATTCAAGTTGTGGGCTTTTGGGGGATGCGAGAAAATTAT GACGAGGATGAAGATTCGATGTTGTTGCTTGGAACTCAATAATTATGGGACTCGCAAAGTGCGGGGAAGTTGAGGAATCTTGTAGATTGTTCGATAAAATGTTATTCAGAAATGAAGTTTCTTGGAATACTATGATAAGTGGCTATGTAAGAAATGGAAAGTGGATGGATGCATTGAATCTTTTTTATCAAATGCAAGGGGAAAAGGACATCAAACCAAGTGAATTTACACTAGTAAGCTTGTTGAATGCTTGTGCGAGATTAGGAGCTTTTAAACAAGGAAAATGGATCCATGACTATATCAAGAAGAACAATATTGAACTGAATGTTATTGTAGTAACAGCAATAATAGATATGTACTGCAAGTGCGGAAACATTGAAATGGCACGAGAAATGTTTGCAAGTGCGCCAAGAAAAGGATTAGCATGCTGGAACTCCATGGTGTTAGGCTTAGCAACCAATGGCTTTGAAAATGAaacaattgagttgttcttagAGCTCAAGTCTTGGAGCCTAAGACCCAATGCTGTCACTTTTATTGGAGTTCTAACGGCATGCAATCATTCGGGTCAAGTTGATCTAGCCAGGGAATACTTCTTATTGATGAAAGAAGCGTATAAAATTGAGCCATCTATTAAACATTACGGTTGTATGGTTGACGTGCTAGGACGGGCAGGATTCATTGAAGAAGCTGTCGAGCTGATAAAAAGCATGCCGATGAACCCTGATGCTGTTATATGGGGGTCATTACTATCATCTTGTTACAGTTACTGCAACGTTGATGTAGCTGAATGGGCAGCAGAGAATTTGATTTTATCGAATCCTGATGACCCCAGTGCTCATGTACTTATGTCGAATGTTTATGCAGCCTCGGGTCATTTCAGGAAAGCAATACAGGAAAGAATTTCAATGAAGAATAAAAAGATGCAGAAGCAGCCAGGATGTAGTTTGATTGAAGTGAATGGGGAAGTGCAAGAATTTGTAGCTGGTGGGAAGTGGCATTTTCAAGTGCCGGATTTGTGGTCTTTTCAGAACGAGACATTTATGATAGAGGGTTTAGACGCATGA